DNA from Diaphorobacter limosus:
ACGGCCGCCAGGCCAGCCGCACGCTGGACGCGCTGGCCGCAGCCCATGGCGCGGCCGACATGGCGCATGGCCTGAAGCTGGATGCGACGGGCCAGCGCGCTGCCACGGGCAGCCTGTTCTTTCAGACGGCCCCGCTGTCCTATCAGCTGCCCGCCAGCCTGCCCCAGGGCAAGGCCGACAACCAGATCCTGGGCGTGGTCGAGGCCCTGCGCAAGCTGCACGCGCCGCGCGAGGTGGTGCTGGTGTCCAAGGACATCAACATGCGCGTCAAGGCCCGCGCCCTGGGCCTGGCGGCCGAGGACTACCAGAACGACAAGACGCTGGAGGATGGCGACCTGCTGTACTCCGGCAGCCTGGCCCTGCCCCAGGACTTCTGGAGCAAGGCCGGCAAGAACGTGGAGAGCTGGCAAAGCGGCGTGCACATGTACTACCGCATCGGCGGGCCGGTGGTGGCACAGCTGATGATCAACCAGTTCGTCTACTTCGAGGCACCGGGCGAGCCCAGCCTGTACGCGCGCGTGACCGAGATCCGCGACAAGACGGCGGTGCTGGAGACGCTCAAGGACTACGGCTCGGCCAAGAACGCCGTCTGGGGCGTGAACACGCGCAACCGCGAGCAGAACTTCGCCATGAACCTGCTCATGGATCCCGACGTGGACTTCGTCACCCTGACCGGCACGGCCGGCACGGGCAAGACGCTGATGGCCCTGGCCGCCGGCCTGACCCAGGTGCTGGACGAGCGCCGCTATACCGAGATCATCATGACCCGCGCGACGGTGAGCGTGGGCGAGGACATAGGCTTTCTGCCCGGCACCGAGGAGGAAAAGATGGGCCCCTGGATGGGTGCGCTGGACGACAACCTCGAATTTTTGGCCAAGGGTGACGGCGGCAACGCTGGCGAATGGGGGCGTGCTGCAACGAACGAGCTGATCCGAAGCCGCATCAAGATCAAGAGCATGAACTTCATGCGCGGGCGCACCTTCCTGAACAAGTACGTCATCATCGACGAGGCGCAGAACCTGACGCCGAAGCAGATGAAGACCCTGATCACGCGCGCCGGCCCCGGCACCAAGATCATCTGCATGGGCAATCTGGCGCAGATCGACACGCCCTACCTGACCGAGGGCAGCTCGGGCCTGACCTACGCCGTGGATCGCTTCAAGGGCTGGCCGCACAGCGGCCATATCCTGCTGGCGCGCGGCGAACGCTCGCGCCTGGCGGACTTTGCTAGCGAGGTGCTGTGACGCGAGCATCACTTCTAAAAGAATAGCTGCTTGCGCAGCACAAATAAGCCTAAAGGCGGGTTTTGATTCAAAACCCGCCTTTTTTTATGCCTCACACGTCAAAACGCACGCCCTGCGCCAGCGGCAGCGCGCCGCTGTAGTTGATGGTGTTGGTGGCGCGGCGCATATAGCCCTTCCAGGCGTCCGATCCCGACTCGCGCCCGCCGCCGGTTTCCTTCTCGCCACCGAAGGCGCCACCGATCTCGGCGCCCGAGGTGCCGATGTTGACGTTGGCAATGCCGCAGTCGCTGCCCGCAGCGGACATGAAGCGCTCGGCATCCATCAGGCTCTGCGTGAAGATGGCAGACGACAGACCCTGGGGCACAGCATTCTGCAGCGCGATGGCCATGTCGGTGTCGCCGTCGTAACGCAGCACATAAAGGATGGGCGCGAAGGTCTCGTGCTGCACCACCGCGGACTGCTGCGGCATCTGCACCAGCGCCGGGCGCACATACCAGGCCTCCTGCCCCAGATCCTCGCGCACGCGTTCGCCGCCCAGCACCTGGCCGCCCTCGGCCCGGGCCTGGGCCAGTGCCTGCTGCATGGCATCAAACGCGGCGCGGTCGATCAGCGGGCCGACCAGGGTGCCGTCCGTCAGCGGGTCGCCGATGGCGATGCTGCCGTAGATCGCCGCCAGCCGCGCCAGCAGCGCGTCGGCTACGGACTCATGCACGATCAAGCGGCGCAGCGTGGTGCAGCGCTGGCCGGCCGTGCCGACGGCGGCAAAGGTGATGGCGCGCGCCGCCAGCTCCAGGTCGGCCGTGGGCGTGACGATCATGGCGTTGTTGCCGCCCAGCTCCAGGATGGCGCGGCCAAAGCGCTCGGCCACCTTTACCGCGACTTGGCGGCCCATGCGCGTGGAGCCCGTGGCGCTGACCACCGCCACCTGCGCACTGGCGGCAAGCAGTTCGCCCAGCTCGCGCCCGCCGATCAAGAGCTGGCTCAGACCCTCGGGCACCGTGCCTGGCCTGTCGGCATTGAAGGCTGCCATGGCCTGCAGCAGCAGATGCTGGCAGGCGATGGCCGTGAGCGGCGTTTTTTCCGACGGCTTCCAGACGATGGCATTGCCGCAGACCAGGGCCAGGGCGGCATTCCACGACCACACGGCGACAGGGAAGTTGAAGGCCGAGATGATGCCCACCACGCCCATGGGGTGCCAAGTTTCCATCATGCGGTGGCCGGGCCGCTCGCTGGCAATCGTCAGGCCGTGCAGCTGGCGCGACAGGCCGACGGCGAAGTCGCAGATGTCGATCATCTCCTGCACCTCGCCCAGGCCCTCGGCAGTGATCTTGCCCGCCTCCAGCGACACCAGGGCGCCCAGGGCCGCCTTGTGCCGGCGCAGCAGCTCACCCAGGCGGCGCACCAGATCGCCACGCACGGGGGCGGGAACATTGCGCCAGGTCTGGCTGGCGCGCTGTGCGTTGGCGATCTGCGCCTGGGCCTGCGCGGCACCGCACCATTTCAAGTGGGCCAGTACCGCCCCATCGCGCGGCGCACGGATGGTGCAGTCGCTGCCCGCGAAGGCCTGGAGGTTCAGGCCCAGATCCTGCAATACCTGCTGCAAATACGTGTGCGAATCGGGCATGACGCCTCCTCAAGGTCAAACAAGGTTCCAGCGCTTATCCATCAAGCGCAAGCAGCTATCAATTAAGTAGTATCAATAGTCGTCACCCGAACCCATGGCCAGGTTTTCGAATCTTGTCTGGTTCTTCTGGAAGAACAGCTTCACCGTGCCCGTGGGGCCGTTACGCTGCTTGCCGATGATGACCTCGGCGATGTTCGGCTCCTTGCTGTCCTTGTTGTAGTAATCGTCGCGGTAGATGAACATGATGATGTCCGCGTCCTGCTCGATGGCGCCCGATTCGCGCAGGTCGCTCATCATCGGGCGCTTGTCGGTGCGCTGCTCCACGGATCGGTTCAACTGCGACAGCGCGATCACCGGGCATTGCAGCTCTTTCGCCAGCATCTTCAGGCCACGCGAGATCTCGCCCAGTTCGGTGGCGCGGTTGTCCGAGCTGCTGGAGCCGGAGCCGCTCATCAGCTGCAGGTAGTCCACCACGATCAGCCCCAGCTTGCCGCACTGGCGCGCCAGGCGGCGCGCGTTGGCGCGCAACTCGGACGGCGTCAGGCCCGGGGTCTCGTCGATGTGCAGAGACACCGTGCGCAAGCGCTCTATGGCCTCGGTCAGGCGCGGCCATTCCTCGTCGCTGAGCTTGCCGGTGCGCAAGTTGCCCTGGTTCACGCGGCCGATGGAGCCCACGATACGCACGGCCAGTTGGGCCGCGCCCATTTCCATGGAGAAGATGGCCACGGGCAGGCCCTCATTCAGCGCCACATGCTCGGCGATGTTCACGGCGAACGAGGTCTTGCCCATCGAGGGCCGCGCCGCCAGCACCACCAGGTCGCCGGCCTGCAGGCCGCTGGTCATGCGGTCCAGATCGACGAAGCCCGAGGGCACGCCGGTCACGTCCATGGGGTTGTCGGCCATCTCCTGCACGCGGTCCAGCAGGTCGATGACCAGGGTGTCGAGCGACTGGAAGCCCTGCTTCATGCGCGAGCCCTCTTCGCCGATGGCGAAGATCTTCTGCTCGGCCTCGTCCAGGATGCGCTCCACCGGCTTGCCCTGGGGGTTGAAGGCGTTGGTGGCGATATCGTCGCTGGCCGTGACCAACTTTCTCAGGATGGCGCGCTCGCGCACGATCTCGGCATAGCGGCGGATGTTGCTGGCGCTGGGCACGTACTGCGCCAGGCTGTTCAGGTAGGCCAGGCCGCCCGTCTCCTCGGCCTTGCCCAGGCTTTGCAGTTGCTCGTACACGGTGATCACGTCGGCAGGCTTGCTGGCGTTGACCAGGGCGCCTATGGCGGCGTAGATCTGCTGGTGCTCGTGGCGGTAGAAGTCGCCATCGACCAGCAGGTCGCCCACACGATCCCAGGCCATGTTGTCCAGCAACAGGCCGCCGAGCACGCTGGACTCGGCCTCTATCGAATGCGGCGGCACGCGCAGCTGGGCCACCTCGCGGTCGGGTGGCACGGCAAGGTAGCCATCGATGGGCAGGGGCAGAACGGCTGACATGGGACTATTGCTTTCGATACGGACAAACGTGAAATGCTAGCCGCCACGCGGGCGGACGTCATTGCACAACCCTGTGGATAAGGAGTGCACAGGCGGTGGGCCGCAGGTGCAAAACGCGGTCGTGCAAAAAGCAAAAGCCGCCCATGGGGCGGCTTTTGCGTGGCGCAACCGAAGTTGCGTGGCGATCAGGCGGTTTCGCCGTAGACCGACACCGTGACCTCGACGGCCACGTCGGTGTGCAGCGACACCGTGATGGTGTTGTCGCCCACCGTCTTGATGGGGCCATTGGGCAGGCGCACCTGCGACTTCACCAGGCCATAGCCTTGCTTGTTCAGCTCTTCGGCGATGTCCTGGTTGGTGACGGAGCCG
Protein-coding regions in this window:
- the dnaB gene encoding replicative DNA helicase codes for the protein MSAVLPLPIDGYLAVPPDREVAQLRVPPHSIEAESSVLGGLLLDNMAWDRVGDLLVDGDFYRHEHQQIYAAIGALVNASKPADVITVYEQLQSLGKAEETGGLAYLNSLAQYVPSASNIRRYAEIVRERAILRKLVTASDDIATNAFNPQGKPVERILDEAEQKIFAIGEEGSRMKQGFQSLDTLVIDLLDRVQEMADNPMDVTGVPSGFVDLDRMTSGLQAGDLVVLAARPSMGKTSFAVNIAEHVALNEGLPVAIFSMEMGAAQLAVRIVGSIGRVNQGNLRTGKLSDEEWPRLTEAIERLRTVSLHIDETPGLTPSELRANARRLARQCGKLGLIVVDYLQLMSGSGSSSSDNRATELGEISRGLKMLAKELQCPVIALSQLNRSVEQRTDKRPMMSDLRESGAIEQDADIIMFIYRDDYYNKDSKEPNIAEVIIGKQRNGPTGTVKLFFQKNQTRFENLAMGSGDDY
- the amaB gene encoding L-piperidine-6-carboxylate dehydrogenase, which encodes MPDSHTYLQQVLQDLGLNLQAFAGSDCTIRAPRDGAVLAHLKWCGAAQAQAQIANAQRASQTWRNVPAPVRGDLVRRLGELLRRHKAALGALVSLEAGKITAEGLGEVQEMIDICDFAVGLSRQLHGLTIASERPGHRMMETWHPMGVVGIISAFNFPVAVWSWNAALALVCGNAIVWKPSEKTPLTAIACQHLLLQAMAAFNADRPGTVPEGLSQLLIGGRELGELLAASAQVAVVSATGSTRMGRQVAVKVAERFGRAILELGGNNAMIVTPTADLELAARAITFAAVGTAGQRCTTLRRLIVHESVADALLARLAAIYGSIAIGDPLTDGTLVGPLIDRAAFDAMQQALAQARAEGGQVLGGERVREDLGQEAWYVRPALVQMPQQSAVVQHETFAPILYVLRYDGDTDMAIALQNAVPQGLSSAIFTQSLMDAERFMSAAGSDCGIANVNIGTSGAEIGGAFGGEKETGGGRESGSDAWKGYMRRATNTINYSGALPLAQGVRFDV
- a CDS encoding PhoH family protein, which gives rise to MPLPPAPTKRAALLSPDAYRLAAPQEEAPNSADTETLPSATRKRATSKNKAGSVAGPAITGTATATPAVAAAPAKPAITGPAPVTQARSRPAADKPASDGSDATPSNVMPLRAAPAGAARKRRATGPKKMFVLDTNVLLHDPTSLFRFEEHDIFLPMIVLEELDAHKKGMTEVARNGRQASRTLDALAAAHGAADMAHGLKLDATGQRAATGSLFFQTAPLSYQLPASLPQGKADNQILGVVEALRKLHAPREVVLVSKDINMRVKARALGLAAEDYQNDKTLEDGDLLYSGSLALPQDFWSKAGKNVESWQSGVHMYYRIGGPVVAQLMINQFVYFEAPGEPSLYARVTEIRDKTAVLETLKDYGSAKNAVWGVNTRNREQNFAMNLLMDPDVDFVTLTGTAGTGKTLMALAAGLTQVLDERRYTEIIMTRATVSVGEDIGFLPGTEEEKMGPWMGALDDNLEFLAKGDGGNAGEWGRAATNELIRSRIKIKSMNFMRGRTFLNKYVIIDEAQNLTPKQMKTLITRAGPGTKIICMGNLAQIDTPYLTEGSSGLTYAVDRFKGWPHSGHILLARGERSRLADFASEVL